A section of the Deinococcus taeanensis genome encodes:
- a CDS encoding amidase produces the protein MSDVTPESASAEFLDAPRAWAYRPASPLPGRPGGPLSGLTFSVKDLFGVPGWPLGASTRAPVPDPGVSPLVAHLLALGASATGKTHLHEIALGITGRNGYGGTVHPTQPGRVPGGSSSGAAVTVALGQVDFALGTDTGGSIRVPAAWCGVVGFKPTKDHPAWPTTGVLPLSGTCDHAGPLARDVRTITRVHEALTGTLVPPVTPAGLRVGLWLPDGWVTPDVHAAVHAYARTLEAAGLTVTPVDFPEVLDAYTPIVLSEAAAVHREALRLENPGFLPFTLAALRQGAALTGAEVTAAHARRAAYRALLDDLFRQFDLLLAPAVPAPPPLAEQDEVALPGGPETLRRAVLRLTAPFSLLGAPTLALPTATPFVGVQLVAPHGEDDRLLGLAGTLKRA, from the coding sequence GTGAGTGACGTCACCCCCGAGTCCGCTTCTGCCGAGTTCCTGGACGCGCCGCGCGCCTGGGCGTACCGGCCGGCCTCTCCCCTGCCCGGCCGCCCGGGCGGCCCGCTGAGCGGCCTGACCTTCAGCGTGAAGGACCTGTTCGGCGTCCCGGGCTGGCCGCTGGGCGCCAGCACCCGTGCGCCCGTCCCGGACCCTGGGGTGAGTCCCCTCGTTGCTCACCTGCTCGCGCTGGGCGCTAGTGCGACCGGTAAAACGCACCTGCACGAGATCGCGCTGGGCATCACAGGCCGGAACGGGTACGGCGGCACCGTCCACCCCACGCAGCCTGGGCGGGTTCCGGGCGGCAGCAGCAGCGGCGCGGCCGTCACTGTGGCACTCGGGCAGGTCGATTTCGCACTGGGGACCGACACCGGCGGCAGCATCCGCGTGCCGGCCGCGTGGTGCGGCGTGGTGGGCTTCAAACCCACCAAGGATCACCCGGCGTGGCCGACGACCGGTGTGCTGCCGCTTTCCGGCACGTGCGACCACGCCGGGCCTCTGGCCCGTGACGTGCGGACCATCACGCGCGTCCACGAGGCGCTGACTGGAACGCTGGTCCCGCCGGTGACCCCGGCTGGGCTGCGCGTGGGGCTGTGGCTGCCGGACGGTTGGGTCACGCCGGACGTGCACGCCGCCGTGCACGCCTACGCCCGCACGCTGGAGGCCGCCGGGCTGACCGTGACCCCGGTGGACTTCCCGGAGGTGCTCGACGCCTACACGCCCATCGTGCTGAGCGAGGCGGCGGCGGTGCACCGCGAGGCCCTGCGCCTGGAGAACCCGGGGTTCCTGCCGTTCACGCTCGCGGCCCTGCGCCAGGGCGCCGCACTGACCGGGGCGGAGGTCACGGCGGCGCACGCGCGGCGCGCCGCCTACCGCGCGCTGCTGGACGACCTGTTCCGGCAGTTCGACCTGCTGCTCGCGCCGGCCGTGCCTGCCCCGCCTCCTCTGGCGGAGCAGGACGAGGTGGCACTGCCCGGCGGACCGGAGACGCTGCGGCGCGCGGTGCTGCGGCTCACCGCGCCGTTCAGCCTGCTGGGCGCGCCAACACTGGCCCTCCCCACGGCGACGCCGTTCGTGGGCGTGCAACTGGTCGCCCCGCACGGCGAGGATGACCGCCTGCTGGGTCTGGCCGGCACGCTGAAACGCGCGTGA
- the miaB gene encoding tRNA (N6-isopentenyl adenosine(37)-C2)-methylthiotransferase MiaB, giving the protein MKAHLITYGCQMNEYDTHLVESQLVSFGAAIVDSADEADFILINTCAVRGKPVEKVRSLLGNLRKVKAQRPLVVGMMGCLAQLDEGQQMARKFGVDVLLGPGSLLDIGRALESNERFWGLAFKDDLHDHIPPPPTGKLQAHLTIMRGCDHHCTYCIVPTTRGPQVSRHPDDILRELDTLLTAGVQEVTLLGQNVNAYGVDQGAKLGGYPSFANLLRLVGRSGVRRVKFTTSHPMNFTEDVAAAMADTPAICEYVHLPVQSGSNRVLRRMAREYTREQYLAHIAAIRQHLPHAVLATDIIVGFPGETEEDFQETLSLYDEVGYDSAYMFAYSARPGTPSYKHFDDLPREVKTERLGRLIARQKDWSARLNARKVGTVQEVLLRGDAHDPSFLEGHTRGNHPTVVPKAIGANQPGVYRVRISHATPHMMYGHLIDAEGRDLPELPTLHPEAAALSTPLTMA; this is encoded by the coding sequence ATGAAAGCTCACCTGATCACCTACGGGTGCCAGATGAACGAGTACGACACGCACCTCGTGGAGTCACAGCTGGTCAGTTTCGGCGCGGCCATCGTGGACAGCGCTGACGAAGCGGACTTCATCCTGATCAACACCTGCGCCGTGCGGGGCAAACCGGTCGAGAAGGTTCGCAGTCTGCTGGGCAACCTGCGCAAAGTCAAAGCGCAGCGTCCCCTCGTGGTTGGCATGATGGGCTGCCTCGCGCAGCTCGATGAAGGGCAGCAGATGGCCCGCAAATTCGGCGTGGACGTCCTGCTCGGCCCGGGCAGCCTGCTGGACATCGGCCGGGCCCTGGAAAGCAACGAACGCTTCTGGGGTCTGGCGTTCAAGGACGACCTGCACGACCACATTCCGCCGCCGCCCACCGGGAAGCTGCAGGCGCACCTGACGATCATGCGGGGCTGCGACCACCACTGCACGTACTGCATCGTTCCCACCACGCGCGGCCCGCAGGTCAGCCGTCACCCCGACGACATCCTGCGTGAACTGGACACCCTGCTGACCGCGGGCGTTCAGGAAGTCACGCTGCTGGGCCAGAACGTGAATGCCTACGGCGTGGACCAGGGTGCGAAGCTCGGCGGTTACCCCAGCTTCGCGAACCTGCTGCGGCTGGTGGGGCGCAGCGGCGTGCGGCGCGTGAAGTTCACCACGAGTCACCCCATGAACTTCACGGAGGACGTGGCGGCCGCCATGGCCGACACCCCCGCCATCTGCGAGTACGTGCACCTCCCGGTTCAGAGTGGCAGCAACCGCGTGCTGCGCCGCATGGCCCGTGAGTACACCCGCGAGCAGTACCTTGCGCACATCGCCGCCATCCGCCAGCACCTGCCGCACGCTGTTCTCGCCACGGACATCATCGTGGGCTTCCCGGGCGAAACTGAGGAGGACTTCCAGGAGACCCTCAGTCTGTACGACGAGGTCGGGTACGACAGCGCGTACATGTTCGCGTACTCCGCGCGCCCCGGCACGCCCAGCTACAAGCATTTTGATGACCTGCCGCGCGAGGTGAAGACCGAACGCCTGGGCCGCCTGATCGCCCGGCAGAAGGACTGGAGCGCCCGGCTGAACGCCCGGAAGGTGGGCACCGTTCAGGAGGTGCTGCTGCGCGGCGACGCGCACGACCCCAGTTTCCTGGAGGGGCACACGCGCGGCAACCACCCGACCGTGGTGCCCAAAGCGATCGGCGCGAACCAGCCGGGCGTGTACCGTGTCCGGATCAGTCACGCGACCCCCCACATGATGTACGGCCACCTCATCGACGCTGAGGGGCGCGACCTGCCGGAACTGCCCACGCTGCATCCGGAGGCGGCTGCGCTGAGCACGCCACTCACCATGGCCTGA